Proteins encoded by one window of Rutidosis leptorrhynchoides isolate AG116_Rl617_1_P2 chromosome 7, CSIRO_AGI_Rlap_v1, whole genome shotgun sequence:
- the LOC139858834 gene encoding uncharacterized protein isoform X2 has protein sequence MAIVQALIKVAIFFRCPSYFHGDWMCLYDKGGGVADWLGLLLLGSEVIQLLKKEKVVEKFSLQQFVPSWRAWVLNSLPIEPICFKGSYTNGFLQ, from the exons ATGGCGATCGTGCAAGCACTGATAAAAGTGGCAATATTCTTCCGG TGCCCTTCATACTTTCACGGTGACTGGATGTGCCTCTATGATAAAGGCGGTGGGGTTGCAGATTGGCTTGGGCTTTTGTTGCTTGGTTCGGAAGTTATCCAATTACTGAAAAAGGAGAAAGTAGTGGAAAAGTTTTCGTTGCAGCAATTTGTGCCATCATGGCGGGCCT GGGTGTTGAACTCATTGCCAATTGAACCAATTTGCTTTAAGGGATCATACACAAATGGATTTTTGCAATAA
- the LOC139858834 gene encoding uncharacterized protein isoform X1, which yields MRLFPMNHGDRASTDKSGNILPGTLWTPKSVIQANFISISAVAIHCPSYFHGDWMCLYDKGGGVADWLGLLLLGSEVIQLLKKEKVVEKFSLQQFVPSWRAWVLNSLPIEPICFKGSYTNGFLQ from the exons ATGCGTTTGTTTCCAATGAATCATGGCGATCGTGCAAGCACTGATAAAAGTGGCAATATTCTTCCGG GTACTTTGTGGACACCAAAATCCGTCATCCAAGCGAACTTTATTTCTATCTCTGCAGTTGCAATACAT TGCCCTTCATACTTTCACGGTGACTGGATGTGCCTCTATGATAAAGGCGGTGGGGTTGCAGATTGGCTTGGGCTTTTGTTGCTTGGTTCGGAAGTTATCCAATTACTGAAAAAGGAGAAAGTAGTGGAAAAGTTTTCGTTGCAGCAATTTGTGCCATCATGGCGGGCCT GGGTGTTGAACTCATTGCCAATTGAACCAATTTGCTTTAAGGGATCATACACAAATGGATTTTTGCAATAA